A genomic window from Elaeis guineensis isolate ETL-2024a chromosome 3, EG11, whole genome shotgun sequence includes:
- the LOC105040881 gene encoding glycosyltransferase-like KOBITO 1 isoform X1 produces MRRRNLKTSATMKICITTSTSAGLEQILPWLYYHKVIGVTTFFLFVEGQAAKPNVSAVLESIPGVKVIDRTSEFELKRGKSRFRNETRLSDFFYKSCNYGLFVKQSLNMEKATVLAQDAGMDWIIHLDTDELVHPAGAREYSLRQLLSDVPSNVDMVIFPNYESSIERDDIKDPFTEVSMFKKNYDHLPKETYFSLYKEATRGNPYYFLTYVNGKSAARIQEYLRPNGAHRWHNYMKPPNEIKLEEAAILHYTYAKFSDLASRRDRCDCKPTKDDVKRCFMLEFDREAFIIASTATEEEMLRWFRERVVWTDKKLILKLLRKGILTRIYTPMAIIQGLKESGVFSSAVVSAKTLTKEKFLSSMESLQNKNSSVVPNLRASASQSISASTLRRSSDGESQATARRILELASVHNKTMRPMSPPGLANLL; encoded by the exons ATGAGGAGGAGAAATTTGAAGACCTCAGCAACTATGAAG ATATGTATCACAACGAGCACTTCAGCTGGTTTGGAGCAAATTCTGCCGTGGTTGTATTATCACAAAGTTATTGGAGTTACAACCTTCTTTCTGTTTGTAGAAGGGCAGGCTGCAAAACCTAATGTTTCAGCAGTCCTTGAATCTATTCCt GGGGTCAAAGTCATCGATAGAACTAGTGAGTTTGAGTTGAAGCGGGGTAAAAG CCGTTTCCGGAATGAGACTCGGTTGTCAGACTTCTTTTACAAATCATGCAATTATGGACTATTTGTGAAACAATCATTGAATATGGAGAAGGCTACTGTTTTGGCACAG GATGCTGGTATGGACTGGATCATCCATCTTGACACTGATGAGTTAGTACATCCAGCTGGTGCCCGAGAGTACTCTTTAAGGCAGTTGCTGTCAGATGTACCTAGCAATGTTGATATGGTTATCTTTCCAAATTAT GAAAGTAGCATAGAACGAGATGatattaaagatccatttactgAG GTTTCCATGTTTAAGAAGAATTATGATCATCTTCCCAAGGAAACATATTTTAGCTTATACAAGGAAGCAACACGTGGTAATCCATACTACTTTCTTACTTACGTAAATGGGAAATCTGCTGCACGTATTCAAGAATATCTTCGTCCTAATGGTGCACATAGATGGCACAATTATATGAAGCCCCCCAA TGAGATCAAATTGGAAGAGGCTGCCATTCTGCATTACACATATGCTAAATTTTCAGACTTGGCATCAAGGCGTGATAGGTGTGACTGTAAACCAACAAAGGATGATGTCAAGAGATGCTTTATGCTGGAATTTGATAGAGAG GCTTTCATTATTGCATCAACCGCCACCGAGGAAGAAATGCTAAGATG GTTCCGTGAACGCGTGGTATGGACTGACAAAAAACTCATTTTGAAACTTCTCAGGAAGGGTATCTTGACCCGAATATATACACCCATG GCCATTATACAAGGTTTGAAGGAGTCTGGTGTTTTCAGCTCAGCAGTTGTATCAGCAAAAACACTCACCAAAGAGAAATTTTTGTCTTCTATGGAGAGTCTTCAGAACAAAAATTCTTCAGTGGTTCCTAATTTGAGGGCCAGTGCAAGCCAATCGATTTCTGCCAGTACCTTGAGACGAAGCAGTGATGGTGAATCTCAAGCAACTGCAAGGAGGATATTGGAGTTGGCTAGCGTCCACAATAAAACAATGCGACCAATGTCTCCCCCTGGCTTGGCCAACCTCCTCTAA
- the LOC105040877 gene encoding 60S ribosomal protein L27-3 isoform X1 has product MVKFLKPGKAVIVLQGRFAGRKAVIVRCFDEGTRDRPYGHCLVAGILKYPKKVIRKDSAKKTAKKSRVKAFLKMVNYSHIMPTRYTLDVDLKDVVTLDVLQSRDKKVAACKETKARFEERFKTGKNRWFFTKLRF; this is encoded by the coding sequence ATGGTAAAGTTCTTGAAACCAGGGAAGGCGGTGATCGTCCTCCAGGGGCGGTTCGCCGGGCGGAAGGCGGTGATCGTGCGGTGCTTCGACGAGGGCACCCGCGACCGCCCCTATGGCCACTGCCTCGTTGCCGGCATCCTCAAGTACCCCAAGAAGGTCATCCGCAAGGATTCGGCCAAGAAGACGGCCAAGAAGTCCCGCGTCAAGGCCTTCTTGAAGATGGTGAACTACAGCCACATCATGCCCACCCGCTATACCCTGGATGTGGATCTCAAGGACGTCGTCACCCTTGACGTTCTCCAGTCCCGGGACAAGAAGGTGGCCGCCTGCAAGGAGACCAAGGCCCGCTTCGAGGAGCGCTTCAAGACCGGCAAGAACCGGTGGTTCTTCACTAAGCTCCGCTTCTAG
- the LOC105040881 gene encoding glycosyltransferase-like At2g41451 isoform X2 gives MAGLDAPLRPAAFSSATTQPSFSSRIILLLAALPLALACLAFVLQWRGGLQHPASRWPTDTPMFAGMENSPLGSSPSSSSLRSSSSSSDCTEILGRSSSPSFPFYRGWNFDFDPDPRPKICITTSTSAGLEQILPWLYYHKVIGVTTFFLFVEGQAAKPNVSAVLESIPGVKVIDRTSEFELKRGKSRFRNETRLSDFFYKSCNYGLFVKQSLNMEKATVLAQDAGMDWIIHLDTDELVHPAGAREYSLRQLLSDVPSNVDMVIFPNYESSIERDDIKDPFTEVSMFKKNYDHLPKETYFSLYKEATRGNPYYFLTYVNGKSAARIQEYLRPNGAHRWHNYMKPPNEIKLEEAAILHYTYAKFSDLASRRDRCDCKPTKDDVKRCFMLEFDREAFIIASTATEEEMLRWFRERVVWTDKKLILKLLRKGILTRIYTPMAIIQGLKESGVFSSAVVSAKTLTKEKFLSSMESLQNKNSSVVPNLRASASQSISASTLRRSSDGESQATARRILELASVHNKTMRPMSPPGLANLL, from the exons ATGGCGGGTCTCGACGCCCCGCTGAGGCCGGCGGCCTTCTCCTCCGCCACCACCCAACCAAGCTTCTCCTCGCGGATCATCCTACTTCTCGCCGCGCTCCCCCTCGCCCTCGCCTGCTTGGCCTTCGTCCTCCAATGGCGCGGGGGGCTCCAGCACCCTGCGTCCCGCTGGCCCACCGACACTCCGATGTTCGCTGGCATGGAGAACAGCCCCCTAGGCTCCTCTCCATCCTCGTCCTCCCTccgctcctcttcctcctcctccgattGCACCGAGATCCTCGGCAGGAGTTCGTCCCCCTCCTTCCCCTTCTACCGCGGCTGGAACTTCGATTTCGACCCCGATCCGCGACCAAAG ATATGTATCACAACGAGCACTTCAGCTGGTTTGGAGCAAATTCTGCCGTGGTTGTATTATCACAAAGTTATTGGAGTTACAACCTTCTTTCTGTTTGTAGAAGGGCAGGCTGCAAAACCTAATGTTTCAGCAGTCCTTGAATCTATTCCt GGGGTCAAAGTCATCGATAGAACTAGTGAGTTTGAGTTGAAGCGGGGTAAAAG CCGTTTCCGGAATGAGACTCGGTTGTCAGACTTCTTTTACAAATCATGCAATTATGGACTATTTGTGAAACAATCATTGAATATGGAGAAGGCTACTGTTTTGGCACAG GATGCTGGTATGGACTGGATCATCCATCTTGACACTGATGAGTTAGTACATCCAGCTGGTGCCCGAGAGTACTCTTTAAGGCAGTTGCTGTCAGATGTACCTAGCAATGTTGATATGGTTATCTTTCCAAATTAT GAAAGTAGCATAGAACGAGATGatattaaagatccatttactgAG GTTTCCATGTTTAAGAAGAATTATGATCATCTTCCCAAGGAAACATATTTTAGCTTATACAAGGAAGCAACACGTGGTAATCCATACTACTTTCTTACTTACGTAAATGGGAAATCTGCTGCACGTATTCAAGAATATCTTCGTCCTAATGGTGCACATAGATGGCACAATTATATGAAGCCCCCCAA TGAGATCAAATTGGAAGAGGCTGCCATTCTGCATTACACATATGCTAAATTTTCAGACTTGGCATCAAGGCGTGATAGGTGTGACTGTAAACCAACAAAGGATGATGTCAAGAGATGCTTTATGCTGGAATTTGATAGAGAG GCTTTCATTATTGCATCAACCGCCACCGAGGAAGAAATGCTAAGATG GTTCCGTGAACGCGTGGTATGGACTGACAAAAAACTCATTTTGAAACTTCTCAGGAAGGGTATCTTGACCCGAATATATACACCCATG GCCATTATACAAGGTTTGAAGGAGTCTGGTGTTTTCAGCTCAGCAGTTGTATCAGCAAAAACACTCACCAAAGAGAAATTTTTGTCTTCTATGGAGAGTCTTCAGAACAAAAATTCTTCAGTGGTTCCTAATTTGAGGGCCAGTGCAAGCCAATCGATTTCTGCCAGTACCTTGAGACGAAGCAGTGATGGTGAATCTCAAGCAACTGCAAGGAGGATATTGGAGTTGGCTAGCGTCCACAATAAAACAATGCGACCAATGTCTCCCCCTGGCTTGGCCAACCTCCTCTAA
- the LOC105040879 gene encoding glycosyltransferase-like At2g41451, translated as MAGLNAPLRPAAFSSATAQPSFSSRIILLLTTLPLALACLAFVLQWRGGLQDPSSRWPTDTQMFPGMENSPLGSSSSSSSHRSSSSSSDCTEILGRSSAPSFPFYRGWNFDFDPDPRPKICITTSTSAGLEQILPWLYYHKVIGVTNFFLFVEGQAAKPNVSAVLESIPGVKVIYRTRELEEKQAKSRIWNETWLSGFFYKPCNYELFVKQSLNMEMAIVLARDANLDWIIHLDTDELIHPAGAREYSLRQLLSDVPGNVDMVIFPNYESSIERDDIKDPFTEVSMFKKNYDHLPKETYFGLYKEATRGNPNYFLTYGNGKSAARIQEYLRPNGAHRWHNYMKTPNEIKLEEAAILHYTYAKFSDLTSRRDRCGCKPTKDDVKRCFMLEFDRDAFIIASTATQEEMLRWFRERVVWTDKQLNLKLLRKAILTRIYTPMAIIQGLKGSGVFTSAVVSAKTLTKEKFLSSVESLQNKNSSVVPSLRAGVSQSLSGSSLRRGNDGASQATARRILEMADVHKKAIPPMSSPGLADLHMETL; from the exons ATGGCGGGTCTCAACGCCCCTCTGAGGCCGGCCGCCTTCTCCTCCGCCACCGCCCAACCGAGCTTCTCCTCTCGGATCATCCTCCTCCTCACCACGCTCCCCCTCGCCCTCGCCTGCTTGGCCTTCGTCCTCCAATGGCGCGGGGGGCTCCAGGACCCTTCCTCCCGCTGGCCCACCGACACCCAGATGTTCCCGGGCATGGAGAACAGCCCCCTAGGCTCCTCTTCGTCCTCCTCCTCCCAccgctcctcttcctcctcctccgattGCACCGAGATCCTCGGCAGGAGTTCCGCTCCCTCCTTCCCCTTTTACCGCGGCTGGAACTTCGATTTCGACCCCGATCCGCGACCAAAG ATATGTATCACAACGAGTACTTCAGCTGGTTTGGAGCAAATTCTGCCATGGTTGTATTATCACAAAGTCATCGGAGTTACAAACTTCTTTCTGTTTGTAGAAGGGCAGGCTGCAAAACCTAATGTTTCAGCAGTCCTTGAATCCATTCCT GGGGTCAAAGTCATCTATAGAACTAGGGAACTCGAGGAGAAGCAGGCTAAAAG CCGTATCTGGAACGAGACTTGGTTGTCAGGCTTCTTTTACAAACCATGCAATTATGAACTATTTGTGAAACAATCATTGAATATGGAGATGGCTATTGTTTTGGCACGG GATGCTAATTTGGACTGGATCATCCATCTTGATACTGATGAGTTAATACATCCAGCTGGTGCCCGAGAGTACTCTTTAAGACAGTTGCTGTCAGATGTACCTGGCAATGTTGATATGGTTATCTTTCCAAATTAT GAAAGTAGCATAGAACGAGATGATATCAAAGATCCATTTACTGAG GTTTCCATGTTTAAGAAGAATTATGATCATCTTCCCAAGGAAACATATTTTGGCTTATACAAGGAAGCAACACGTGGTAATCCAAACTACTTTCTTACTTACGGAAATGGGAAATCTGCTGCACGTATTCAAGAATATCTTCGCCCTAATGGTGCACATAGATGGCACAATTATATGAAGACCCCCAA TGAGATCAAATTGGAAGAGGCTGCAATTCTGCATTACACATATGCTAAATTTTCAGACTTGACATCAAGGCGTGATAGATGTGGCTGTAAACCAACAAAGGATGATGTCAAGAGATGCTTTATGCTGGAGTTTGATAGAGAT GCTTTCATTATTGCATCAACTGCCACCCAGGAAGAAATGCTACGATG GTTTCGTGAACGCGTAGTATGGACTGACAAACAACTCAATTTGAAACTTCTCAGGAAGGCTATCTTGACCCGAATATATACGCCTATG GCCATTATACAGGGTTTAAAGGGGTCTGGTGTTTTCACCTCGGCGGTTGTATCCGCAAAAACACTCACAAAGGAGAAATTTTTGTCTTCTGTGGAGAGTCTTCAGAACAAAAATTCTTCTGTAGTTCCTAGTTTGAGGGCTGGGGTAAGCCAATCACTTTCCGGCAGCTCCTTGAGAAGAGGTAATGATGGTGCATCTCAAGCAACTGCAAGGAGGATACTGGAGATGGCCGATGTCCACAAGAAAGCAATTCCACCAATGTCTTCCCCTGGCTTGGCTGATCTCCACATGGAGACATTGTGA
- the LOC105041518 gene encoding uncharacterized protein has translation MLSIPTVPLELRLSSLVAFSMASKGVGVSPFRSLPSILLFLTFFSFSSSSPSNEIPYAEHCNSIVPESIPTHLLVHSNSFQLSHGYFSGGGHLFESDSSSGRSTPKSLHFQTAHLRQTQSTGIIQVRGILILRGGNARTDSTDGSLVRYNTNVRKEAIFDLSGFWSKSSGKLCMVGRGFLEHFAGGSSLHLSAVLKLNYPEKSNITASVVSGTVESLDATNSPNHFSSIQVVAYAQKKYEYTMISQANKSCSRHTFDEESAEFDSHSYCPILRRLQGQFFRLDYGSDCSNPNCGLFFGASREIFMSLNQIQCTEEGRLHFYIGFSNVSKHPDNGLLVPEKSLVAEGFWDPSGNRLCVMACRILYIQADSLATASVADCTIGFSLWFPVVLSIKSTSSAVGHIWSEKNVRDTGYLSKVSFSSFGDKFGLVPGLKYKYTRLDTVKNLCVVDDVAELGKRGYPDGRSFSNMKFDFYTTNSDGKGEWGQATPISVGEMRHQNTDSRGYVTLKSVDDAYYRDINSYMATRPLQTLVETEQTHRNVSYKISYTFQGSTLDEYVPTEISAEGIYNAKTGKLCMVGCQCPSYAFAKKQGKGVNNSMDCKILIDIQLPPLNPELGERFNGKIESTREKSDPLFFNPAEVFSYGFVTNAHSVWRMDVEIIMVVISLTLSCIFIRMQFYHLKKHCPSISITMLVVLTLGHMIPLMLNFGALFYKNHNPQNFLYWSGGLLEANEVIVRVLTMVAFLLHFRLLQAAWSSRSAEGKKGLWVAEKRALMLCLPLYLASGLIAWFVHTRLYEIKEHSSDYSVEHHRSLWEYLTSNCGLILDCFLLPQIIFNILWNSNNKALTPFFYVGTTILHAVPHLYDAYRAHHYVPHLNWSYIYARHDGDLYSTAWNIIIPCQGVLFAFLIYLQQRFGGDRILPKIFRKPGEYETVVSP, from the coding sequence ATGCTCAGCATCCCAACGGTCCCATTGGAACTGCGTCTCTCCTCCCTCGTGGCCTTTtccatggcaagtaaaggggttGGCGTTTCTCCCTTCCGCTCTCTTCCATCGATCCTCCTCTTTCtcaccttcttctctttttcttcctcctctccatCCAACGAAATCCCATATGCCGAACACTGCAACTCTATCGTCCCCGAGTCCATCCCCACCCACCTTCTCGTCCACTCCAACTCCTTCCAGCTCTCGCACGGTTACTTCTCCGGCGGTGGCCACCTCTTCGAGTCAGATTCCAGCTCCGGCCGCTCTACACCAAAGTCCTTGCACTTCCAAACTGCACACCTCCGCCAGACCCAAAGCACGGGCATCATCCAGGTCCGTGGGATCCTAATCCTCCGCGGTGGAAATGCTCGTACGGATTCAACAGACGGCTCTCTTGTCCGTTATAACACCAATGTGAGGAAAGAAGCCATCTTTGACCTCTCTGGCTTTTGGTCCAAATCTTCTGGCAAGCTTTGCATGGTGGGACGCGGCTTTCTCGAGCACTTTGCAGGAGGTAGCTCTCTTCATCTTTCTGCTGTTCTTAAACTTAATTATCCTGAGAAATCCAACATCACTGCTAGCGTGGTTAGTGGTACCGTCGAGAGCTTGGATGCAACCAATAGCCCAAACCACTTCAGTTCCATTCAGGTTGTAGCCTATGCCCAGAAGAAATATGAGTACACGATGATCTCCCAAGCGAACAAATCGTGCTCTCGTCATACGTTTGATGAAGAATCGGCAGAATTTGATTCTCATTCCTACTGTCCTATCCTCCGGAGATTACAAGGTCAGTTCTTTAGATTGGACTATGGCAGTGACTGCTCTAATCCGAATTGTGGCCTTTTTTTCGGTGCGAGTCGTGAAATTTTCATGTCTTTGAATCAAATCCAGTGCACCGAGGAGGGAAGGTTGCATTTTTATATAGGCTTCTCCAATGTCAGTAAGCATCCAGACAATGGATTGTTGGTGCCTGAGAAGTCCTTGGTTGCTGAGGGGTTCTGGGATCCAAGTGGGAACCGGCTCTGCGTCATGGCTTGTCGCATACTTTACATTCAAGCGGATTCTCTGGCAACTGCCTCGGTTGCTGATTGCACAATTGGGTTTAGCTTATGGTTTCCTGTAGTGTTGTCGATCAAGAGTACCAGCAGCGCCGTTGGTCATATATGGAGTGAAAAGAACGTGAGGGACACTGGCTATCTTAGCAAAGTTTCATTCTCTAGTTTCGGTGACAAATTTGGGTTGGTTCCTGGTTTAAAATATAAGTACACAAGATTGGATACCGTGAAGAACTTGTGTGTGGTGGATGATGTTGCAGAGTTGGGGAAGAGGGGATATCCTGATGGAAGATCCTTCAGCAacatgaaatttgatttctatacaACAAACTCCGACGGCAAGGGTGAATGGGGACAGGCAACACCAATATCAGTTGGTGAGATGCGTCATCAGAATACTGATTCACGGGGATATGTAACTCTAAAGTCAGTCGATGATGCATACTATCGAGATATCAATTCCTACATGGCAACAAGACCATTACAGACATTGGTAGAGACGGAGCAGACCCACCGGAATGTAAGCTACAAGATAAGCTATACCTTCCAGGGTTCAACTCTGGATGAGTATGTGCCAACTGAGATCTCAGCAGAAGGTATATACAATGCAAAAACTGGCAAGCTCTGTATGGTAGGATGTCAGTGTCCAAGCTATGCATTCGCTAAAAAACAAGGAAAAGGTGTGAATAACTCTATGGACTGTAAAATTCTCATCGATATCCAGCTTCCCCCTCTGAATCCAGAGCTTGGAGAGCGTTTTAACGGCAAAATTGAGAGTACAAGGGAGAAATCGGACCCGCTTTTCTTTAATCCTGCAGAGGTTTTCTCATATGGTTTTGTGACAAATGCCCACAGCGTCTGGAGGATGGATGTAGAAATCATTATGGTTGTCATCTCCCTCACACTTTCATGTATTTTCATCAGAATGCAGTTTTACCATCTCAAGAAGCATTGTCCTTCTATATCCATCACGATGCTTGTTGTTCTTACTCTTGGCCACATGATCCCTTTGATGTTGAACTTTGGAGCATTGTTCTATAAGAATCATAACCCACAGAACTTTCTGTATTGGAGTGGTGGATTGCTTGAGGCAAATGAGGTTATTGTGAGGGTCTTGACGATGGTCGCTTTCCTGTTGCACTTCCGTTTACTTCAAGCGGCATGGTCTTCTAGATCAGCGGAGGGCAAGAAGGGCCTGTGGGTTGCCGAGAAGAGAGCTCTCATGTTGTGCTTGCCTTTATATCTTGCCAGTGGACTAATTGCCTGGTTTGTTCACACGAGGTTGTATGAAATTAAAGAGCACAGTTCTGACTATTCGGTTGAGCACCACCGTTCTCTGTGGGAGTATCTGACATCAAATTGTGGCTTGATACTTGATTGCTTCCTGCTGCCTCAAATCATTTTTAATATCCTTTGGAACTCCAACAACAAGGCTCTGACCCCTTTCTTCTATGTTGGAACCACCATTCTTCATGCGGTGCCTCACTTGTATGATGCTTATAGAGCTCACCATTATGTTCCCCATCTAAACTGGTCATACATCTATGCTCGCCATGATGGAGATTTGTACTCCACCGCTTGGAATATCATCATTCCTTGCCAGGGAGTGCTCTTTGCATTTCTTATATACTTGCAGCAGCGGTTTGGTGGTGATCGCATCCTTCCTAAAATATTTAGAAAGCCTGGTGAGTACGAGACAGTCGTTAGTCCTTAG